The genomic window CGCTCGCTCATGGCCTGTTTGATGGGCGGCCAGACGAACTTCATGGTGAACAGAATGAACACCACAAAGGTGATCATCTGTCCGAACAGCGTTGCGTTAATGCCCACGGTCTACTCTCCGATGGCTGCCGGTGAATGGCAGGTTGTCGTGTCGTCCGATGGGTTCAGGTCAGCGCGCCGAGCAGCGGGTTCGCGAACATCAGCAGTGCAGCGAATGCCACGCCGATGATCGACACGGCGTCGAGCAGACCGGCCACGATGAACATGCGGACCTGCAGCACACCGGCCACTTCCGGCTGACGGGCGATGCCCTCGAGAAACTTCCCGCCGAGCAGGCCGAAGCCGATGCTGGTGCCGACGGCGGCGAAGGCGAAGATGAGTCCAATGGTGATGGCAGTAAATGCCTGGACCTGGGCGATTGCTTCCATGGTTCCTCCAATACAGGGGTCGTTTAAGGGTTAAAAGCGTTTGAACGGGTGGCTTGTGGCCGACCCCTCAATGATCCTCGTAAGCGAGACTCAGGTACACGATGGTGAGCACCATGAATATGAATGCCTGCAGCGGGATCACCAGAATATGGAAAATCGCCCAGGCAAGACCCGGCACCCACTGCGCCCAGACGGGCAGCAGTGCGATGAGGATGAAAATGATCTCAGCGGCGTAAAGGTTGCCGAACAGTCGCATCGCGAGCGATACCGTCTTGGCGATCATCTCGACGATGTTCAGCAGCACGTTGGGCAGCCAGAGCGCCGGATGCGCGCCGAACGGATGGCAGAACATATCCTTGCCGAATCCCTTCGCGCCCTTGCCCTTGACCCCGAAGATGATGATCAGGGCGAGCACGGTCAGTGACAGACCGAAGGTCGCGTTCATGTCCGCGGATGGCAGGACACGCACGTACTCGACACCGAACCAGCCCAGGATCGTGGGGAAGAGGTCGACGGGAATGAGATCCATCAGATTCCAGAACAGCACCCAGATGAAAATCGTCAGCGCCAGCGGCGCGACGAAGTCCTTGGGCCCCTGGAAGCTGTCGCTGACCTGCTGGTCGATGAACTCGACGCAACCTTCAATGGCGTTCTGCAGCCCGGTCGGGCTGTCGGCGCTGGCCTTCCGCGCGACGCTGTAGAACAGACCGAGGAAGATCAGGCCCAGCACCCACGAGACGATGAGCGTGTCGATGTTTAACGTCCAGAACCCCTCGCCCACCGTGAGGTGCTCGAGA from Spiribacter curvatus includes these protein-coding regions:
- the atpB gene encoding F0F1 ATP synthase subunit A; translated protein: MASGSATEYVTHHLEHLTVGEGFWTLNIDTLIVSWVLGLIFLGLFYSVARKASADSPTGLQNAIEGCVEFIDQQVSDSFQGPKDFVAPLALTIFIWVLFWNLMDLIPVDLFPTILGWFGVEYVRVLPSADMNATFGLSLTVLALIIIFGVKGKGAKGFGKDMFCHPFGAHPALWLPNVLLNIVEMIAKTVSLAMRLFGNLYAAEIIFILIALLPVWAQWVPGLAWAIFHILVIPLQAFIFMVLTIVYLSLAYEDH